In Drosophila innubila isolate TH190305 chromosome 2R unlocalized genomic scaffold, UK_Dinn_1.0 1_C_2R, whole genome shotgun sequence, the following are encoded in one genomic region:
- the LOC117785716 gene encoding oxysterol-binding protein-related protein 9 isoform X1 — MASTSAGTLEGTLSKWTNVMKGWQYRFFVLDENAGLLSYYTSKEKMMKGVRRGCVRLKDALIGIDDQEDNTFTITVDHKTFHFQARHTDEREQWVRRLEDTIRRHANRSRLWDSQSSFYIAGGYTKESSGKRANHLELVARRVSEADAYLQLMIEQTNALDRRISELSDTAEQLKCKALQDNASAMLDHIKHSIVSLQIAKNMAHPINGIYNGPTTTATTTSMASTLASGDTGSSGSSGKATEAISSLKHQLAGDLDEDDSATENATTAPLGLVVPETSYSSSEGEEDFYDAYDDPFTSLGSSPIACATRGFVETSPTHEKTDNYAGGVDSTAAGVGATTATTTSTVAAVTTPATTTQTQTQIHTQLQPRLPEIDETASNKEPSSRSSSYDNGIDYDALYEEEEVMDLSMEAHGSMITHLLSQVKIGMDLTKVVLPTFILERRSLLEMYADYFAHPDLFLKISELDDPRDRIVQVCRWYLSAYHAGRKSAVAKKPYNPILGEVFQCHWDIPDESEDGEEVRGGPVPWCRRDQLTFLAEQVSHHPPISAFYAEHYNKKITFTAHVWTKSKFLGLSIGVHNIGEGIVTLVDRSEEYIVTFPNGYGRSILTVPWIELGGSVEIKCPQTGYHANVEFLTKPFYGGKRNKVSAEIYSPNDKKPFVSIAGEWSGLMEAKWHDKNKTEVFVDVNRIPIFKKQVRPIVEQDEYESRRVWKEVTAGLKFNDIERATNAKFVVEQQQRDQAKVRKEYDLAWEHKHFKPVGENWIYTKPLSQRMYLQEKEAKR, encoded by the exons ATGGCTTCAACTTCGGCCGGCACACTGGAAGGCACATTGAGCAAATGGACGAATGTTATGAAGGGATGGCAATATCGCTTCTTTGTCTTGGACGAGAATGCGGGCCTGTTATCCTACTATACG TCCAAAGAGAAAATGATGAAAGGTGTGCGACGTGGTTGCGTACGTCTAAAGGATGCGCTCATTGGCATTGATGATCAGGAAGATAATACCTTTACCATAACTGTAGATCACAAGACCTTTCACTTTCAG GCGCGGCACACCGATGAGCGTGAGCAGTGGGTGCGACGTCTGGAGGACACAATACGACGACACGCGAATCGTTCACGGCTGTGGGACAGTCAGAGTTCTTTCTACATTGCTGGTGGCTACACGAAGGAGTCGAGTGGCAAACGGGCCAATCACTTGGAGCTCGTTGCACGTCGTGTCTCCGAGGCGGATGCCTATCTGCAGCTGATGATTGAGCAGACCAAT GCACTGGACAGACGAATCTCTGAGCTGAGCGACACCGCGGAGCAGCTCAAGTGTAAAGCGCTGCAGGACAACGCTAGT GCCATGTTGGATCATATCAAGCACTCGATTGTTAGTCtacaaattgccaaaaatatgGCGCATCCCATCAATGGCATTTACAATGGccccacaacaacagcaacaacaacatcaatggCATCGACATTGGCATCTGGCGATACGGGCAGCAGCGGAAGCAGCGGAAAGGCCACCGAGGCCATCTCGTCACTCAAACACCAACTGGCTGGCGACTTGGATGAGGATGATTCAGCAACAGAAAATG CCACTACAGCACCCTTGGGCTTGGTCGTACCAGAAACCTCTTATTCAAGCAGCGAAGGTGAAGAAGACTTCTATGATGCCTACGATGATCCGTTTACAAGTCTGGGCAGCTCACCAATTGCCTG TGCCACGCGCGGCTTTGTGGAAACATCGCCCACGCATGAGAAGACGGATAACTATGCTGGTGGCGTCGATTCAACCGCAGCCGGAGtcggagcaacaacagcaaccactacatcaacagtagcagcagtaacaacaccagcaacaacaacacagacgcagacacagatacacacacagttacaGCCAAGGCTGCCCGAAATCGATGAGACAGCGTCGAATAAAGAGCCGAGTTCACGCTCGTCCAGCTATGACAATGGCATCGATTACGATGCCCTGtacgaggaggaggaggtgatGGACCTGAGCATGGAGGCGCATGGATCGATGATAACGCATCTATTGTCGCAGGTGAAGATTGGCATGGACCTCACCAAGGTGGTTCTGCCCACATTCATCCTGGAACGTCGCTCACTGCTCGAAATGTACGCTGATTACTTTGCGCATCCCGATTTGTTTCTCAA AATCTCAGAGCTGGACGATCCGCGGGATCGCATTGTGCAAGTTTGTCGTTGGTATCTGAGTGCTTATCATGCTGGACGCAAGAGCGCTGTGGCCAAGAAACCCTACAATCCAATATTGGGCGAAGTATTTCAATGTCATTGGGATATTCCAG ATGAATCTGAAGATGGAGAGGAGGTTCGTGGTGGTCCCGTTCCTTGGTGCCGTCGGGATCAGCTAACATTCTTGGCTGAGCAAGTGTCGCATCATCCACCAA TTTCAGCCTTTTATGCAGAGCattataataagaaaattacatttacCGCTCACGTTTGGACCAAGTCAAAGTTCTTAGGCCTATCCATCGGAGTGCACAACATTGGTGAGGGCATTGTCACCCTTGTGGATCGCAGTGAGGAGTACATTGTTACGTTTCCAAACGGTTATGGCAG ATCTATTTTAACGGTGCCTTGGATTGAGCTGGGTGGATCTGTTGAAATCAAATGTCCCCAGACAGGTTACCACGCTAACGTCGAGTTTCTCACGAAGCCCTTCTACGGCGGAAAGCGCAACAAAGTCAGCGCTGAG atatattcGCCTAACGATAAGAAACCGTTTGTTTCGATTGCCGGCGAGTGGAGCGGTCTGATGGAAGCCAAGTGGCATGATAAGAAC AAAACCGAAGTATTCGTCGACGTAAATCGCATACCCATATTTAAGAAACAAGTTCGACCAATCGTTGAGCAGGATGAATATGAATCGCGACGTGTTTGGAAGGAAGTGACGGCAGGACTCAA GTTTAATGATATTGAACGCGCCACGAATGCCAAATTTGTTgtggaacaacaacagcgggaTCAGGCCAAGGTTCGCAAGGAATATGATCTGGCTTGGGAGCATAAG CACTTTAAACCCGTTGGGGAGAATTGGATCTATACGAAGCCGCTGAGTCAGCGCATGTATTTGCAGGAGAAGGAGGCAAAGAGATAA
- the LOC117785719 gene encoding elongation of very long chain fatty acids protein AAEL008004: MDAAISIEHPELMVTPWFMIAVLVLYLIFVLRIGPNFMLNRRPYELKTLIIVHNIVQVVSCVYVVYEILHITENHIIYFWKCSALEFVGEKTKRHFKLAYFLFWLKLSELIETIIFVLRKKQNQVTKLHVFHHISTITLIYLLINHNSNGFDALFPIFLNSIIHIIMYSYYLVAAVADKSIIRALTPVKKSITVMQMGQFSLILIHAILTSMNCGVDKAAFIYFIFVIILMFYGFYDFYQISYKSSKRRKSAVVAESAEAAAAVNKTK; encoded by the exons atGGATGCGGCAATTT CAATTGAACATCCTGAGTTGATGGTGACTCCATGGTTTATGATTGCCGTTTTGGTCCTATATCTGATATTTGTTTTGCGTATCGGACCAAA CTTTATGTTAAACCGGAGACCGTACGAACTGAAAACGCTGATCATAGTACATAATATTGTACAGGTTGTGTCCTGCGTATATGTTGTTTATGAG ATTCTTCACATAACGGAGAATCATATAATCTATTTTTGGAAATGCAGTGCTTTGGAGTTTGTAGGAGAAAAGACGAAGCGCCATTTCAAATTAGCCTATTTCCTCTTTTGGCTGAAACTATCGGAACTTATTGAGACCATAATCTTTGTGCTGCGCAAGAAACAGAACCAGGTGACCAAGTTGCACGTATTCCATCACATTAGCACCATAACTCTGATTTATCTGCTGATCAATCACAATTCGAATG GCTTTGATGCATTGTTTCCCATATTTCTCAATTCCATAATACATATCATTATGTATTCATATTACTTGGTTGCCGCTGTGGCTGATAAGAGCATCATCCGTGCTTTGACGCCGGTTAAGAAGTCCATAACGGTTATGCAGATGGGACAGTTTTCACTCATCTTAATCCATGCGATTTTGACCTCGATGAACTGTGGCGTTGATAAAGCCgcctttatttactttatatttgTGATTATCCTCATGTTCTATGGATTCTATGATTTCTATCAAATATCCTACAAGAGCTCCAAGCGTAGGAAAAGCGCCGTAGTAGCAGaatcagcagaagcagcagcagcagtgaataagactaaataa
- the LOC117785718 gene encoding uncharacterized protein LOC117785718, whose protein sequence is MDEKQLDPMQCSVDEMREHFENYKIRSERNFETYKKLTEEFCLDKDLEKLQTEVRQMRLDMNKLQRLQLELSCWREPDAIEELPFSINNVWEDDINSTDMAEQKEQLQEKEEEEEKQLLISCGSSSCLFEHCRRRVDSQLLLLHYLSDHSDHSDDDAAFLRCHKISKGQRIVLSFETRRCPLRQNQVIGLLAYQRSLTDQQHLLSLSDHQLNNSEQNDVPIVVLICRTSAKANPRHGHARDQVFVLWLVTPLAQLQLNATLRLCGRNAAVQANTKLAVRPVDDSQNRCDFMPVDANYWRLSNDEIQKITNDFRDELHLEIGITELTTSCQ, encoded by the coding sequence ATGGATGAGAAGCAGTTGGATCCAATGCAGTGTAGCGTGGATGAGATGCGTGAACATTTTGAGAATTATAAGATACGGAGCGAGCGCAACTTTGAGACGTACAAGAAGCTGACGGAGGAATTCTGTCTGGACAAGGATCTGGAGAAGCTACAGACTGAAGTGCGCCAAATGCGACTGGACATGAATAAGCTGCAGCGACTGCAGCTGGAGTTAAGCTGTTGGCGGGAACCAGATGCTATTGAAGAGCTGCCTTTTAGTATAAATAATGTGTGGGAGGATGACATCAACTCCACAGACATGGCAGAGCAGAAGGAGCAGCtgcaggagaaggaggaggaggaagagaagCAGCTGCTGATCAGCTGCGGTTCGAGTTCCTGTTTATTTGAACACTGTCGCAGGCGTGTGGACAGTCAGCTGCTATTGCTGCACTACCTCAGCGATCACAGTGATCACAGTGATGACGATGCTGCCTTTCTGCGCTGCCACAAGATCAGCAAGGGTCAACGCATTGTGCTGTCCTTTGAGACAAGACGTTGTCCACTCAGGCAGAACCAGGTGATCGGACTACTCGCTTATCAGCGCTCCTTGACGGATCAGCAGCATTTGCTCTCACTTTCTGACCATCAGTTGAACAACAGTGAGCAGAACGATGTGCCCATTGTGGTGCTCATTTGCAGGACTTCAGCAAAGGCTAATCCACGACATGGGCATGCCAGAGATCAAGTCTTTGTCCTCTGGCTGGTGACGCCGCTTGCTCAGTTGCAGCTGAACGCAACCCTGCGCCTGTGTGGACGCAATGCAGCTGTCCAGGCGAACACCAAGCTGGCCGTGCGTCCAGTGGATGACAGCCAGAACAGGTGCGATTTCATGCCCGTAGATGCCAACTACTGGCGTCTGTCCAATGACGAAATACAAAAGATAACGAATGACTTTCGGGATGAGCTGCATCTGGAGATTGGCATCACTGAGTTGACTACGAGTTGCCAATAA
- the LOC117785716 gene encoding oxysterol-binding protein-related protein 9 isoform X2: protein MFKKWVRRVSISATRGFVETSPTHEKTDNYAGGVDSTAAGVGATTATTTSTVAAVTTPATTTQTQTQIHTQLQPRLPEIDETASNKEPSSRSSSYDNGIDYDALYEEEEVMDLSMEAHGSMITHLLSQVKIGMDLTKVVLPTFILERRSLLEMYADYFAHPDLFLKISELDDPRDRIVQVCRWYLSAYHAGRKSAVAKKPYNPILGEVFQCHWDIPDESEDGEEVRGGPVPWCRRDQLTFLAEQVSHHPPISAFYAEHYNKKITFTAHVWTKSKFLGLSIGVHNIGEGIVTLVDRSEEYIVTFPNGYGRSILTVPWIELGGSVEIKCPQTGYHANVEFLTKPFYGGKRNKVSAEIYSPNDKKPFVSIAGEWSGLMEAKWHDKNKTEVFVDVNRIPIFKKQVRPIVEQDEYESRRVWKEVTAGLKFNDIERATNAKFVVEQQQRDQAKVRKEYDLAWEHKHFKPVGENWIYTKPLSQRMYLQEKEAKR from the exons ATGTTTAAGAAGTGGGTACGACGCGTTAGCATAAG TGCCACGCGCGGCTTTGTGGAAACATCGCCCACGCATGAGAAGACGGATAACTATGCTGGTGGCGTCGATTCAACCGCAGCCGGAGtcggagcaacaacagcaaccactacatcaacagtagcagcagtaacaacaccagcaacaacaacacagacgcagacacagatacacacacagttacaGCCAAGGCTGCCCGAAATCGATGAGACAGCGTCGAATAAAGAGCCGAGTTCACGCTCGTCCAGCTATGACAATGGCATCGATTACGATGCCCTGtacgaggaggaggaggtgatGGACCTGAGCATGGAGGCGCATGGATCGATGATAACGCATCTATTGTCGCAGGTGAAGATTGGCATGGACCTCACCAAGGTGGTTCTGCCCACATTCATCCTGGAACGTCGCTCACTGCTCGAAATGTACGCTGATTACTTTGCGCATCCCGATTTGTTTCTCAA AATCTCAGAGCTGGACGATCCGCGGGATCGCATTGTGCAAGTTTGTCGTTGGTATCTGAGTGCTTATCATGCTGGACGCAAGAGCGCTGTGGCCAAGAAACCCTACAATCCAATATTGGGCGAAGTATTTCAATGTCATTGGGATATTCCAG ATGAATCTGAAGATGGAGAGGAGGTTCGTGGTGGTCCCGTTCCTTGGTGCCGTCGGGATCAGCTAACATTCTTGGCTGAGCAAGTGTCGCATCATCCACCAA TTTCAGCCTTTTATGCAGAGCattataataagaaaattacatttacCGCTCACGTTTGGACCAAGTCAAAGTTCTTAGGCCTATCCATCGGAGTGCACAACATTGGTGAGGGCATTGTCACCCTTGTGGATCGCAGTGAGGAGTACATTGTTACGTTTCCAAACGGTTATGGCAG ATCTATTTTAACGGTGCCTTGGATTGAGCTGGGTGGATCTGTTGAAATCAAATGTCCCCAGACAGGTTACCACGCTAACGTCGAGTTTCTCACGAAGCCCTTCTACGGCGGAAAGCGCAACAAAGTCAGCGCTGAG atatattcGCCTAACGATAAGAAACCGTTTGTTTCGATTGCCGGCGAGTGGAGCGGTCTGATGGAAGCCAAGTGGCATGATAAGAAC AAAACCGAAGTATTCGTCGACGTAAATCGCATACCCATATTTAAGAAACAAGTTCGACCAATCGTTGAGCAGGATGAATATGAATCGCGACGTGTTTGGAAGGAAGTGACGGCAGGACTCAA GTTTAATGATATTGAACGCGCCACGAATGCCAAATTTGTTgtggaacaacaacagcgggaTCAGGCCAAGGTTCGCAAGGAATATGATCTGGCTTGGGAGCATAAG CACTTTAAACCCGTTGGGGAGAATTGGATCTATACGAAGCCGCTGAGTCAGCGCATGTATTTGCAGGAGAAGGAGGCAAAGAGATAA